The proteins below are encoded in one region of Maribacter aestuarii:
- a CDS encoding fumarate reductase/succinate dehydrogenase flavoprotein subunit, which yields MTVLDAKIPKGPLSDKWTTYKSKMNLISPANKRSLDIIVVGTGLAGGSAAATLAELGYNVKSFCFQDSARRAHSVAAQGGVNAAKNYQGDGDSVYRLFYDTIKGGDYRSREANVYRLAEVSSSIIDQCVAQGVPFAREYGGLLDNRSFGGVQVSRTFYAKGQTGQQLLLGVYSAMNRQIGKGKIKMYTRHEMMDVVIIDGKARGIVTRNLVTGAIDSHSSHAVVIASGGYGNLFYLSTYAMGCNASAAWKAHKRGAFLANPCFNQIHPTAIPVGGPNQSKLTLMSESLRNDGRIWVPKSLEDAKEIREGRKKAEDIPDADRDYYLERQYPAFGNLVPRDVASRAAKERCDSGYGVNVTGQAVFLDFAFAIQRFGREEVLKKGLDENNNTLILELGKEVLKTKYGNLFQMYKKITDLDPYEVPMMIYPTTHYTMGGLWVDYNLMTTVSGLYAIGEANFSDHGANRLGASALMQGLADGYFILPYTIGHYLSNDIGTGTIPITSDEFIAAEGNVTARIDRLLSIKGSKSVDYFHKKLGVIMWQHCGINRYRKGLETAMLEIAAVRDEFWQQVIVPGTANELNTELAKACRLADFLELGELYAKDALNREESCGAHYRLEFKTDDGEALRDDINYNYVAAWEFVGKPGEAKLHKEKLLFKDIQVKQRSYK from the coding sequence ATGACAGTGTTGGATGCCAAAATACCAAAAGGACCCTTATCGGATAAATGGACAACTTATAAAAGTAAGATGAACTTGATAAGTCCCGCCAATAAACGTTCTTTGGATATTATTGTGGTGGGTACTGGACTGGCAGGAGGGTCGGCCGCTGCTACATTAGCGGAATTGGGTTACAATGTCAAATCCTTCTGCTTTCAGGATTCCGCGCGGCGTGCCCATTCGGTTGCCGCCCAAGGCGGTGTCAATGCGGCCAAAAATTATCAAGGTGACGGGGACTCGGTCTATCGCCTATTTTATGATACCATAAAAGGTGGAGACTATCGCTCCAGAGAGGCGAATGTATATCGCCTTGCAGAAGTGTCCTCAAGTATTATTGATCAGTGCGTAGCCCAAGGCGTTCCTTTTGCCCGTGAATATGGGGGACTTCTAGATAATCGTTCTTTTGGTGGGGTACAGGTATCCCGTACATTCTACGCCAAAGGACAAACGGGTCAGCAACTATTGTTAGGGGTATATTCGGCAATGAATCGGCAAATTGGTAAGGGCAAGATTAAGATGTACACTCGGCACGAAATGATGGACGTGGTTATTATAGATGGGAAGGCCCGTGGCATCGTCACTAGAAATTTGGTAACTGGGGCAATAGATAGTCATTCGTCACACGCCGTTGTTATTGCTTCTGGCGGCTATGGCAATCTGTTTTATCTTTCTACCTATGCCATGGGATGTAATGCATCGGCTGCTTGGAAAGCCCATAAGCGTGGCGCCTTTTTGGCGAACCCCTGCTTTAATCAAATTCATCCTACCGCCATTCCTGTGGGTGGGCCTAACCAATCGAAATTAACATTGATGTCGGAATCTTTGCGAAACGATGGCCGTATATGGGTGCCAAAAAGTCTAGAGGATGCAAAAGAAATTCGTGAAGGTCGAAAAAAAGCAGAGGATATACCTGATGCGGATAGGGACTATTACCTGGAACGGCAATATCCTGCATTTGGCAATCTTGTACCTAGAGATGTCGCTTCCCGGGCGGCCAAGGAACGCTGTGATTCAGGTTATGGGGTAAATGTGACCGGCCAAGCCGTCTTTTTAGATTTTGCTTTCGCCATTCAACGGTTTGGTAGGGAAGAGGTGCTTAAAAAAGGACTGGACGAAAATAATAACACCCTAATTTTAGAATTAGGTAAAGAAGTACTTAAGACAAAGTATGGTAATTTATTTCAAATGTATAAAAAAATCACCGACCTGGACCCTTATGAAGTGCCTATGATGATATATCCTACCACGCACTATACCATGGGGGGTCTTTGGGTGGACTATAATTTAATGACCACGGTTTCTGGTCTTTATGCCATCGGGGAGGCCAATTTTTCTGACCATGGGGCTAATCGACTTGGTGCATCGGCGCTGATGCAGGGTCTCGCAGATGGTTACTTCATACTGCCTTACACTATTGGGCACTACCTCTCCAACGATATAGGTACAGGAACCATTCCGATTACTTCGGATGAATTCATAGCCGCAGAGGGTAATGTGACAGCACGTATAGACAGACTGCTCAGCATTAAGGGTTCCAAGTCTGTTGATTACTTTCATAAAAAGCTTGGGGTCATTATGTGGCAACATTGTGGCATAAACAGATATAGGAAAGGCTTGGAGACTGCAATGCTGGAAATAGCCGCTGTACGAGATGAATTTTGGCAACAAGTAATCGTTCCGGGCACTGCCAATGAACTTAATACGGAATTGGCTAAGGCCTGCCGATTAGCGGATTTTCTGGAATTGGGCGAACTATATGCAAAGGACGCGCTTAACCGAGAGGAATCTTGTGGCGCGCATTACAGACTGGAATTCAAGACTGACGACGGAGAGGCACTTCGCGATGATATCAACTACAATTATGTAGCAGCTTGGGAGTTTGTGGGCAAACCCGGCGAGGCGAAACTACATAAGGAAAAATTACTTTTTAAGGATATCCAAGTAAAACAACGAAGTTATAAATAG
- the pckA gene encoding phosphoenolpyruvate carboxykinase (ATP): MENISENIDLEKYGLKNANANYNLDAEMLQKITVECGMGTETENGTLCVNTGKFTGRSPQDRFLVKDDYTKDKVWWGRVNKPLSSENFDLLHTEITNYLSGKEIYVRDAYVCAAPKYRMNVRTITEYPWSNYFIKNMFLRLNEEELENFEEEWLVLCTPGYVAKNPQDFGIRSGNFSILNFTKKIALVGGSAYTGEMKKGIFSALNLILPTEKNVLPMHCSANVGEKGDTAIFFGLSGTGKTTLSADPERKLIGDDEHGWTADNTIFNFEGGCYAKVIDLTEDKEPDIFRAIRPGALLENIVFKKGTNEIDYTDSSITQNTRVSYPIEHIDNIQVPSYAKNPTNIFFLTCDAFGVLPPVSKLTPGQAAYHFISGYTAKVAGTEAGITEPVPSFSACFGEPFMPLHPTVYAEMLSKKMTEAGVNVWLINTGWSGGPYGVGSRIKLKHTRKMISSILKGELEKVDYEQHPIFGLYMPKYCQGVPTEILDPMNTWLQKGAYVSKSIQLAHSFHLNFDKFINQASEDIVNGGPLIDTHHVLNEHF, translated from the coding sequence ATGGAAAACATATCGGAAAATATTGATTTGGAAAAATATGGATTAAAAAATGCGAACGCCAATTACAATTTGGATGCCGAAATGCTTCAAAAAATTACGGTTGAATGTGGAATGGGAACTGAAACCGAAAACGGTACGCTTTGCGTAAATACGGGAAAATTTACCGGTAGATCACCCCAAGACCGATTTTTGGTCAAAGATGATTATACCAAGGACAAAGTCTGGTGGGGAAGGGTTAATAAACCCCTAAGTTCTGAAAATTTTGACCTTCTCCACACCGAAATTACAAACTACTTATCGGGAAAGGAGATTTATGTTAGGGATGCTTACGTATGTGCAGCTCCTAAATACCGCATGAATGTACGCACTATTACCGAGTACCCTTGGTCGAATTATTTTATCAAAAATATGTTTCTTCGGTTGAACGAAGAGGAACTTGAAAATTTTGAGGAGGAATGGTTGGTACTATGCACACCGGGATATGTTGCAAAAAATCCGCAAGATTTTGGAATTCGAAGTGGTAATTTTTCCATTTTAAATTTCACAAAGAAAATAGCTTTAGTGGGAGGTTCGGCCTATACTGGAGAAATGAAAAAGGGTATTTTCTCAGCCTTGAACCTTATTCTTCCCACAGAAAAAAATGTGTTGCCCATGCACTGTTCAGCAAATGTTGGAGAGAAAGGGGATACTGCAATCTTTTTCGGGCTTTCTGGTACGGGAAAAACCACACTTTCTGCTGACCCAGAACGAAAACTCATCGGCGATGACGAACATGGCTGGACTGCCGATAATACGATCTTTAATTTTGAAGGAGGCTGTTACGCAAAGGTCATTGATCTCACCGAGGATAAAGAACCGGATATTTTTAGGGCGATTAGACCAGGAGCTCTTTTGGAAAATATCGTCTTTAAAAAAGGTACTAATGAAATAGATTATACAGATAGCAGTATTACGCAGAATACCCGTGTAAGTTATCCGATTGAACACATTGATAACATTCAGGTGCCCTCCTACGCAAAGAATCCTACAAACATTTTTTTCCTTACCTGTGATGCTTTTGGCGTTTTACCTCCGGTATCAAAACTGACCCCTGGACAGGCGGCTTATCATTTCATTTCAGGTTACACGGCTAAAGTAGCGGGTACTGAGGCCGGTATTACCGAACCGGTACCATCGTTTTCGGCCTGTTTTGGAGAACCTTTTATGCCCTTACACCCCACTGTGTATGCAGAGATGTTAAGTAAAAAGATGACCGAGGCCGGAGTAAACGTATGGCTAATCAATACAGGGTGGAGCGGTGGCCCCTACGGCGTAGGTTCACGGATTAAATTGAAACATACACGGAAAATGATTTCTTCTATACTAAAAGGTGAACTCGAAAAAGTAGACTATGAGCAACATCCAATTTTTGGTCTGTATATGCCTAAATACTGCCAAGGCGTTCCTACGGAAATACTTGATCCCATGAACACCTGGTTGCAAAAGGGGGCTTATGTCAGCAAATCGATTCAACTGGCACATTCCTTTCATCTGAATTTTGATAAATTTATCAACCAAGCATCGGAAGATATCGTGAATGGTGGACCGTTGATCGATACACATCACGTATTAAATGAACATTTTTAA
- the trxA gene encoding thioredoxin, with translation MALEITDATFDEVVLKSDKPVVVDFWAAWCGPCRMVGPIIDEVSKDYEGKAVVGKVDVDANQEFAAKYGVRNIPTVLVFKGGEIVSRQVGVSPKKVYTDAIDAAL, from the coding sequence ATGGCATTAGAAATAACAGACGCTACTTTTGATGAGGTAGTATTAAAAAGTGATAAACCTGTAGTAGTAGACTTCTGGGCGGCGTGGTGCGGTCCTTGTAGAATGGTAGGCCCAATAATCGACGAGGTTAGTAAGGATTATGAAGGAAAGGCGGTTGTGGGAAAGGTCGATGTAGATGCAAATCAGGAATTTGCGGCTAAATATGGTGTCCGTAACATTCCAACGGTATTGGTTTTCAAAGGTGGTGAAATTGTAAGCAGACAAGTTGGGGTATCCCCAAAGAAAGTCTATACAGATGCAATTGATGCCGCATTATAA
- a CDS encoding DUF58 domain-containing protein, giving the protein MNLQSELNKASLFQNLELLADQVVEGFISGIHKSPFHGFSAEFAEHKIYNNGESTKHIDWKLFAKTDKLYTKRYEEETNLRCHMILDNSASMYYPQVKEQGLGNLNKIGFSVLAIAALMNVLKKQRDAVGLSIYSDKYNYYSPEKGSERHFQMLLAELSEISMAEQPPKETATYTYLHQIAEKIKRRSLIFLFTDMFQTEKSDAELFEALRHLKYNKHEVVLFHLLDKEKELHFNFENTPKRFLDVETGEYLDLYADNIKEAYEQELTNYLSTIKLKCSQYRIKYVAVDIKADFSTILNTFLVERHKFL; this is encoded by the coding sequence ATGAACCTACAATCCGAATTAAACAAGGCCTCGCTTTTCCAAAATCTGGAACTTCTGGCGGATCAAGTCGTGGAAGGTTTCATCAGTGGTATCCACAAGAGTCCGTTTCACGGCTTTTCTGCCGAATTCGCGGAACATAAAATTTACAATAATGGCGAAAGCACCAAACATATAGATTGGAAGCTTTTTGCCAAGACCGATAAACTCTATACCAAACGCTACGAAGAAGAAACTAACTTAAGATGCCATATGATCTTGGATAATTCGGCATCCATGTATTATCCACAGGTAAAAGAACAGGGACTTGGAAACCTTAACAAAATTGGATTTTCAGTTCTCGCAATAGCTGCCTTAATGAACGTGCTAAAGAAACAGCGAGATGCCGTGGGCCTTAGTATTTATTCAGATAAGTACAATTATTACTCCCCAGAAAAAGGAAGTGAAAGACATTTTCAAATGCTTTTGGCCGAACTAAGCGAAATTAGTATGGCCGAGCAACCCCCAAAAGAAACGGCCACCTATACCTACTTACACCAAATTGCGGAAAAGATAAAACGCCGTAGTCTTATTTTTTTGTTTACGGATATGTTCCAAACAGAAAAATCGGACGCCGAACTTTTTGAGGCCCTACGCCATTTAAAATACAATAAGCATGAAGTTGTACTCTTTCATTTACTAGATAAGGAGAAAGAACTACACTTCAATTTTGAGAATACCCCAAAAAGGTTCTTGGATGTTGAAACCGGTGAGTACCTAGACCTATATGCCGATAACATCAAAGAGGCCTATGAGCAGGAATTGACTAATTATCTTTCCACTATAAAACTCAAATGCTCCCAATATAGAATCAAATATGTAGCTGTTGACATAAAGGCCGATTTTTCTACCATTTTAAATACCTTTCTGGTAGAACGTCACAAATTTTTATAG